One stretch of Candidatus Obscuribacterales bacterium DNA includes these proteins:
- the hemE gene encoding uroporphyrinogen decarboxylase, with translation MSGSNQVPYLLRAARGEVLDRPPVWMMRQAGRYMKVYRDLREKYPSFRERSENPDIAIEISLQPWRAFRPDGVIMFSDILTPLPGIGIPFEIIESKGPIIDNPIRTLEQVNQLHSLEPDESTPFIRTILQTLRQEVGNEATVLGFAGSPWTLAAYAVEGKSSKDYAVIKHLAFTQPEILHAFLGKLADAIAVYLCHQIDCGAQVVQLFDSWAGQLSPQDYDVFALPYQQQVIRQVKAVHPDTPMILYISGSAGVLERMGQSGVDIVSVDWTVDMADARRRLGPNIGVQGNIDPGVLFGSKAVIRDRIIDTIRKAGNRGHILNLGHGILQRTPEENAAFFFETAKQADQLLATT, from the coding sequence ATGAGCGGATCGAATCAGGTTCCCTATTTGTTGCGGGCGGCTCGAGGCGAAGTACTGGATCGTCCTCCCGTGTGGATGATGCGTCAGGCTGGACGCTACATGAAGGTCTACCGTGATCTGCGCGAAAAATACCCCTCATTTCGTGAACGATCTGAAAATCCAGACATTGCCATCGAGATCTCGCTGCAGCCCTGGCGGGCCTTCCGTCCCGATGGGGTGATCATGTTCTCCGATATTTTGACCCCCCTGCCCGGAATCGGCATTCCCTTTGAGATTATCGAGAGCAAGGGGCCGATCATCGACAATCCCATCCGCACCCTAGAGCAGGTGAACCAACTGCACAGTCTAGAGCCGGATGAATCAACCCCGTTTATCCGCACGATTCTGCAAACCCTGCGCCAAGAAGTGGGCAATGAAGCCACCGTGCTTGGCTTTGCTGGATCGCCTTGGACGTTGGCCGCCTATGCCGTGGAAGGCAAAAGCTCCAAAGACTACGCGGTGATTAAGCACTTGGCCTTCACCCAGCCCGAGATTCTCCACGCCTTCCTCGGTAAGTTGGCAGATGCGATCGCTGTTTATCTATGCCATCAGATTGACTGTGGCGCTCAGGTGGTGCAGTTATTTGACTCCTGGGCTGGTCAACTGAGCCCGCAGGACTACGACGTCTTTGCCCTGCCCTACCAGCAGCAGGTCATCCGTCAGGTCAAAGCGGTTCACCCTGATACGCCCATGATTCTCTACATCAGCGGTAGCGCTGGCGTTCTAGAGCGCATGGGTCAATCGGGCGTTGATATCGTCAGCGTAGACTGGACGGTGGACATGGCCGATGCTCGCCGTCGCCTAGGCCCCAACATTGGCGTTCAGGGCAATATCGATCCTGGCGTGCTGTTTGGCTCCAAAGCCGTCATCCGCGATCGCATTATTGACACCATCCGCAAGGCTGGCAACCGGGGGCATATTCTCAACCTTGGTCACGGCATCCTCCAGCGCACGCCCGAAGAAAATGCCGCCTTCTTCTTTGAGACGGCAAAGCAAGCGGATCAACTGCTCGCAACCACCTGA